A region of the Leptospira inadai serovar Lyme str. 10 genome:
CGTCGATTCCATCCTATTCAGAACCGAAAATTTCCGTATATCAAGAAATTCTAAACTTTAACCGTAAAGTTAAATCCCATTCCTTAAGCAGAGTCGTAGAAGGCGGTCGAAAAATAGACGTATCCAAAATGGGATTCGATCATAAAAATAGAATGGAATTACTGAGTCTTTTCGTAAAATCCGAGAAAGCTTGCGGAGACGATCAAATTCGGGATTTTTTCTCCGATTCGTTTTTTGAAACGAACTTTTGGTATATGTGGGCCACCATGTTCGCGTTTCAACCGTGGCATAGCTTGGTGGAATTTAAAAGATATTTGCATAGATTCATTCACGAATTCCCGAGAATCAACACGCTCGCGGGCGTGGATCGAACCCCATTAAATCAATTCGATTCCCTAGTGTTACCTCTCCAAGAATGGCTTAAAGAAAAAGGCGTTAAATTCGAATACGGATGCAAAGTTACCGACGTCGATTTTCAAACGGATGCGAGTCAAAAAAAGGCGTTAGGAATTCGTTATACTCAGAGAGGTCGAATCGAAAATACTTCGCTTAACGAAGACGACCTGCTTTTGATTACGTTGGGCTCGATGACGGAAGGTTCGAGTTTAGGATCCATGAAAAAGGCTCCAAAATTGCTTTCCAAGAAGGATGGAGGATCCTGGCCCCTATGGGAAAAGATAGCGGGTAAAAATAACGAGTTCGGAAACCCGAAGATTTTCGACGAAAGAATTTCGGAATCAAAATGGGAATCGTTTACCGTTACATTCAAAGATCCGACTTTCTTCGATAGGATGGAGAAGTTTACCGGAAACAAAGCCGGAACCGGCGGACTCGTGACTTTTAAGGACTCGAACTGGTTGATGTCTGTCGTGCTCGCTCATCAACCTCATTTTCTAAAGCAACCTGCCGATATTCAAGTCTGCTGGGGGTACGGATTATTTCCCGATAAGCTGGGAAACTTTATCCATAAAAAAATGTCCGATTGCACTGGCGAAGAAATTTTACGCGAATTGCTCTGCCACCTTCGATTCGATGATGATCGTCAAAAAATAATAAAGCACGCGATTTGTATTCCATGCATGATGCCTTTTATTACCAGTCAATTCCTGACACGAAGAACAGGCGATCGTCCGGCAGTCGTTCCGACCGGCTCGGTTAATTTCGGATTCATAGGCCAGTTCTGCGAAATTCCGGACGATGTCGTCTTCACCGTAGAGTATTCCGTGAGAGCAGCCAGGATGGCCGTTTACTCGTTGTTGAATATCAAAAAAGAAATACCGAAAGTTTATAAGGATCCGAACACATTGAAGATTCTTTTCGAAGCGATTAAGACGATACTTCGTTAATAGTTTTAATATCAAACAAAAAGAAAATTACTTCTCTTTGATGCACTAAAACCGATTTCCTCTTATCCTGAGTAGGAAAAGCGATAAATTCATTCCGGAATCCTAGGATCGAAGCCCTCGCGTCGAAATGCTTTAGATTTTTTCTCGCTTTACGCGATTCCGGCTAGAGGATATAACAGCTTCGCGATTCTCGATGAGGAAATAAATCACAATGATCAATCACCAATACCGTCTTGCTGCTCGTCCCGTCGGCTTACCGAAACAGACAGATTGGACATACACCGAAGAGCCGACACGTTCTCCTTCCGATGGAGAAATTCTTGTTAAGATATTATATATTTCTTTAGATCCCGCGATGCGCGGATGGATGAACGACGTGAAATCATATGTTCCGCCGGTGCGAATCGGTGAAGTGATGCGAGCGGGAGCGATCGGTAAAATCATCGAATCCAAACATCCCGACTTCAAGATCGGAGAATACGTTTATGGAATTTTCGGAGTGCAGGAATATGCCGTCTCCAACGGAAAAGGCGTAACCAAAGTGGATCCCTCCTTAGCACCTTTGCCTACCTACCTCGGAACCTTAGGAATGCCGGGCATGACCGCTTACTTCGGACTCTTAGATGTAGGAAAGGCAAAATCCGAAGACGTCGTCGTCGTGTCCGGAGCCGCAGGAGCCGTGGGAATGCTCGTCGGACAGATCGCAAAGATCAAAGGATGCCGCGTCATCGGGATCGCGGGAGGATCCGACAAATGCAAGTACATTGTGGACGAACTAGGTTTCGATGCTGCAATCGACTACAAATCGGAGGATGTCAAGAAATCGCTTCGCAAACATTGCTTAAAGGGAATCGACGTGTATTTCGATAACGTCGGAGGAGAAATCCTGGACGCGGCCATGACTCGCTTGG
Encoded here:
- a CDS encoding NADP-dependent oxidoreductase — protein: MINHQYRLAARPVGLPKQTDWTYTEEPTRSPSDGEILVKILYISLDPAMRGWMNDVKSYVPPVRIGEVMRAGAIGKIIESKHPDFKIGEYVYGIFGVQEYAVSNGKGVTKVDPSLAPLPTYLGTLGMPGMTAYFGLLDVGKAKSEDVVVVSGAAGAVGMLVGQIAKIKGCRVIGIAGGSDKCKYIVDELGFDAAIDYKSEDVKKSLRKHCLKGIDVYFDNVGGEILDAAMTRLAKHARIVICGAISQYNNTEAPQGPRNYMALLVSRARMEGFVVFDYEDRYAEAIREMSGWMAEEKLKSREDIVKGLSTFPETLLQLFKGGNTGKLVLEVASD
- a CDS encoding oleate hydratase — its product is MKKEKRPSLNRKENRAYLVGGGIASLSAAAFLIRDAGFPGNRISILEESAIGGGSLDGRGTPREGYVIRGGRMMNLSYLCTYDLFSSIPSYSEPKISVYQEILNFNRKVKSHSLSRVVEGGRKIDVSKMGFDHKNRMELLSLFVKSEKACGDDQIRDFFSDSFFETNFWYMWATMFAFQPWHSLVEFKRYLHRFIHEFPRINTLAGVDRTPLNQFDSLVLPLQEWLKEKGVKFEYGCKVTDVDFQTDASQKKALGIRYTQRGRIENTSLNEDDLLLITLGSMTEGSSLGSMKKAPKLLSKKDGGSWPLWEKIAGKNNEFGNPKIFDERISESKWESFTVTFKDPTFFDRMEKFTGNKAGTGGLVTFKDSNWLMSVVLAHQPHFLKQPADIQVCWGYGLFPDKLGNFIHKKMSDCTGEEILRELLCHLRFDDDRQKIIKHAICIPCMMPFITSQFLTRRTGDRPAVVPTGSVNFGFIGQFCEIPDDVVFTVEYSVRAARMAVYSLLNIKKEIPKVYKDPNTLKILFEAIKTILR